Below is a window of Yersinia kristensenii DNA.
ATGGGTATTAGCCTCCCAACTTACTTTTGTCGCGCACTGCACCTTTGTCGGCACTGGTCGCCAATAAGGCATAAGCACGCAACGCATAAGAAACCTGACGAACACGGGCTTTAGGCGACCATGCAGCATCACCACGGGCTTCTTCAGTTTTACGACGTTCAGCCAGCTCAGATTCGCTTACATCCAGCACAATGCCCCGGTTCGGGATATCGATATCAATGAAATCGCCGTTTTGCACCAGACCAATCATGCCACCACTGGCCGCTTCTGGAGAAACGTGACCAATAGATAAACCCGACGTCCCGCCGGAGAAGCGGCCATCCGTCAGCAAGGCGCAACTCTTGCCTAAGCCCATGGATTTCAGATAAGTGGTCGGATACAACATTTCCTGCATCCCTGGCCCGCCTTTCGGCCCTTCGTAGCGGATAACAACCACATCACCCGCAACCACTTTACCGCCAAGAATCGCTTCTACTGCATCATCCTGACTTTCATAAACCTTAGCGGGGCCACGGAAAGTTAAGCTCTCTTTATCCACACCCGCGGTTTTCACAATGCAACCATTCGCCGCGATATTGCCGTACAACACCGCTAAACCGCCATCTTGGCTGTAGGCATGTTCACGCGTGCGAATACAACCCTCTTGGCGGTCAGTATCCAAGGATGGGAAGCGGCAATCTTGTGAGAATGCTTTCGTGGTGCGGATACCGGCCGGGCCTGCGGAGTACATCTGCTTAACCCCTTCGTCTTTGGTCAGCATCACATCATAGGCTTCCAGTGTTTGTGGCAGGTTCAGCCCCAACACGTTGCTGACATCGCGGTTAAGCAACCCGGCCCGGTCCAACTCGCCTAAAATACCGATGACACCGCCCGCGCGGTGGACATCTTCCATATGGTATTTCTGGGTGCTAGGTGCCACTTTGCACAAATGCGGAACTTTACGGGACAGGCGGTCGATATCACTGATATCGAAATCAATATCCCCTTCCTGCGCTGCCGCCAGCAAATGCAACACGGTATTGGTGGAACCGCCCATCGCAATATCCAGCGTCATGGCGTTTTCAAATGCGGCTTTGTTAGCAATACTGCGCGGCAAAGCGCTGATATCGTCTTGTTCATAATAACGTTTGGTCAGCGCGACAATGTGCTTACCGGCATCGAGGAACAGTTGCTTACGATCAGCATGAGTTGCCAACAATGAGCCATTCCCCGGCAACGCCAGCCCCAGCGCCTCATTCAGACAGTTCATCGAGTTGGCGGTAAACATCCCGGAACAGGAACCGCAG
It encodes the following:
- the ilvD gene encoding dihydroxy-acid dehydratase; translated protein: MPKYRSHTTTHGRNMAGARALWRATGMTDDDFGKPIIAVVNSFTQFVPGHVHLRDLGKLVAEQIEASGGVAKEFNTIAVDDGIAMGHGGMLYSLPSRELIADSVEYMVNAHCADAMVCISNCDKITPGMLMASLRLNIPVIFVSGGPMEAGKTKLSDKIIKLDLVDAMIQGANPNVSDADSEQIERSACPTCGSCSGMFTANSMNCLNEALGLALPGNGSLLATHADRKQLFLDAGKHIVALTKRYYEQDDISALPRSIANKAAFENAMTLDIAMGGSTNTVLHLLAAAQEGDIDFDISDIDRLSRKVPHLCKVAPSTQKYHMEDVHRAGGVIGILGELDRAGLLNRDVSNVLGLNLPQTLEAYDVMLTKDEGVKQMYSAGPAGIRTTKAFSQDCRFPSLDTDRQEGCIRTREHAYSQDGGLAVLYGNIAANGCIVKTAGVDKESLTFRGPAKVYESQDDAVEAILGGKVVAGDVVVIRYEGPKGGPGMQEMLYPTTYLKSMGLGKSCALLTDGRFSGGTSGLSIGHVSPEAASGGMIGLVQNGDFIDIDIPNRGIVLDVSESELAERRKTEEARGDAAWSPKARVRQVSYALRAYALLATSADKGAVRDKSKLGG